A genomic region of Choristoneura fumiferana chromosome 17, NRCan_CFum_1, whole genome shotgun sequence contains the following coding sequences:
- the LOC141437418 gene encoding MIF4G domain-containing protein A isoform X5: MVRGRFSTSDVPAIGVGYGSVGLQHSRSAVLSAQVPPHYRPVMPAHALLNSASTTHVPHAQGPRVHFKLQPQQTFPEKKKSPPSSLSNGNGKSIRPQFVPGLKRSKSLTSADALASGMAALGLAADAGDLGNFPTEIQECIDKALEDPNAVCARTLMDAVGHLVSRAVESPRYALPAARRCIAVVEREQTETFLESLLNTCQQWYQDREKLLGTIVGGGRPRLMAFLSFLLEMYCQLRRRAIQRRGASAQPGQVLLTLICKCCEDCIRQPVPSAGDTENLFFVLTYIGRDLETQLPGDLERLLSAVRDAFLNTAAAPSIRRTLLQLIELHASRWQLPGCAVLYYYPSSK, encoded by the exons ACCGGCGATCGGCGTGGGATACGGCAGCGTGGGGCTGCAGCACTCGCGCTCGGCCGTACTGTCTGCGCAGGTGCCGCCGCACTACCGGCCTGTAATGCCGGCGCACGCGCTGCTCAACAGCGCCTCCACCACGCACGTGCCTCACGCGCAG GGTCCTCGAGTCCACTTCAAGCTCCAGCCGCAGCAGACGTTTCCCGAGAAGAAGAAATCTCCCCCTTCTTCTCTCTCAAACGGGAATGGGAAGAGCATCCGGCCGCAATTCGTGCCCGGCCTGAAGCGATCCAAGTCGCTGACGTCCGCCGACGCTCTGGCCAGCGGCATGGCGGCACTCGGCCTGGCGGCTGACGCGGGAGACCTGGGCAACTTCCCCACTGAGATACAGGAATGCATCGACAAGGCGCTGGAAG atCCTAACGCGGTGTGTGCGCGTACCCTGATGGACGCGGTGGGCCACCTGGTGTCCCGAGCTGTGGAGTCCCCGCGCTACGCGCTGCCGGCGGCGCGCCGCTGCATCGCCGTGGTGGAGCGCGAGCAGACCGAGACCTTCCTCGAGTCGTTGCTCAACACGTGCCAGCAGTGGTACCAGGACCGGGAGAAG CTCCTAGGCACGATCGTGGGCGGCGGGCGTCCGCGGCTGATGGCGTTCCTGTCGTTCCTGCTGGAGATGTACTGCCAGCTGCGGCGGCGCGCCATCCAGCGGCGCGGCGCGTCCGCGCAGCCCGGACAGGTGCTGCTCACGCTCATCTGCAAGTGCTGCGAGGACTGCATCCGGCAGCCCGTGCCCTCCGCCGGAGAC ACGGAGAACTTATTCTTCGTCCTGACGTACATCGGGCGCGATCTGGAAACGCAGCTGCCGGGCGACCTGGAGCGTCTTCTCTCGGCCGTCCGCGACGCGTTCCTCAACACGGCGGCCGCGCCCTCCATCCGCCGCACGCTCCTCCAACTTATAGAGCTACACGCCTCCCGTTGGCAGCTCCCCGGCTGCGCTGTCCTCTACTACTATCCATCCTCTAAATAG
- the LOC141437419 gene encoding uncharacterized protein, with protein MAGPSGVAAAGSCDSLPAIASSSDEDEEYAAAMPQPTGSSGRRLNPYSDELKAMWTWRKIFSKLGSTEQCIQFAEERGLLPTEKMCAYHRKAMSFTKEAGQVGKFRCRKSNCRTKPVSRAVGTWFENARLSLTLPNHVRI; from the exons ATGGCTGGTCCCAGTGGAGTAGCAGCAGCTGGCTCTTGTGATAGCCTACCAGCTATCGCTAGTTCTTCGGACGAGGACGAGGAATATGCTGCTGCGATGCCCCAACCTACTGGGTCATCCGGCAGAAGGCTTAATCCTTACTCGGATGAGTTGAA agCCATGTGGACCTGGAGAAAAATCTTCTCCAAATTGGGATCCACGGAGCAATGTATCCAGTTTGCGGAGGAGAGAGGTCTCCTTCCAACTGAGAAAATGTGCGCCTACCACCGCAAGGCAATGTCATTTACTAAAGAAGCTGGGCAAGTTGGGAAATTTAGATGCCGAAAAAGCAACTGCCGGACCAAACCAGTCTCCCGTGCAGTTGGAACCTGGTTCGAGAACGCACGCTTGTCCCTCACTCTTCCAAATCATGTACGCATTTAG
- the LOC141437418 gene encoding MIF4G domain-containing protein A isoform X4 has product MAHATVPKYRASLKSRPAIGVGYGSVGLQHSRSAVLSAQVPPHYRPVMPAHALLNSASTTHVPHAQGPRVHFKLQPQQTFPEKKKSPPSSLSNGNGKSIRPQFVPGLKRSKSLTSADALASGMAALGLAADAGDLGNFPTEIQECIDKALEDPNAVCARTLMDAVGHLVSRAVESPRYALPAARRCIAVVEREQTETFLESLLNTCQQWYQDREKLLGTIVGGGRPRLMAFLSFLLEMYCQLRRRAIQRRGASAQPGQVLLTLICKCCEDCIRQPVPSAGDTENLFFVLTYIGRDLETQLPGDLERLLSAVRDAFLNTAAAPSIRRTLLQLIELHASRWQLPGCAVLYYYPSSK; this is encoded by the exons ACCGGCGATCGGCGTGGGATACGGCAGCGTGGGGCTGCAGCACTCGCGCTCGGCCGTACTGTCTGCGCAGGTGCCGCCGCACTACCGGCCTGTAATGCCGGCGCACGCGCTGCTCAACAGCGCCTCCACCACGCACGTGCCTCACGCGCAG GGTCCTCGAGTCCACTTCAAGCTCCAGCCGCAGCAGACGTTTCCCGAGAAGAAGAAATCTCCCCCTTCTTCTCTCTCAAACGGGAATGGGAAGAGCATCCGGCCGCAATTCGTGCCCGGCCTGAAGCGATCCAAGTCGCTGACGTCCGCCGACGCTCTGGCCAGCGGCATGGCGGCACTCGGCCTGGCGGCTGACGCGGGAGACCTGGGCAACTTCCCCACTGAGATACAGGAATGCATCGACAAGGCGCTGGAAG atCCTAACGCGGTGTGTGCGCGTACCCTGATGGACGCGGTGGGCCACCTGGTGTCCCGAGCTGTGGAGTCCCCGCGCTACGCGCTGCCGGCGGCGCGCCGCTGCATCGCCGTGGTGGAGCGCGAGCAGACCGAGACCTTCCTCGAGTCGTTGCTCAACACGTGCCAGCAGTGGTACCAGGACCGGGAGAAG CTCCTAGGCACGATCGTGGGCGGCGGGCGTCCGCGGCTGATGGCGTTCCTGTCGTTCCTGCTGGAGATGTACTGCCAGCTGCGGCGGCGCGCCATCCAGCGGCGCGGCGCGTCCGCGCAGCCCGGACAGGTGCTGCTCACGCTCATCTGCAAGTGCTGCGAGGACTGCATCCGGCAGCCCGTGCCCTCCGCCGGAGAC ACGGAGAACTTATTCTTCGTCCTGACGTACATCGGGCGCGATCTGGAAACGCAGCTGCCGGGCGACCTGGAGCGTCTTCTCTCGGCCGTCCGCGACGCGTTCCTCAACACGGCGGCCGCGCCCTCCATCCGCCGCACGCTCCTCCAACTTATAGAGCTACACGCCTCCCGTTGGCAGCTCCCCGGCTGCGCTGTCCTCTACTACTATCCATCCTCTAAATAG